A segment of the Pyruvatibacter sp. genome:
AGGCTTTGGCAAGAAGTAGCAGCTAGCTGACTTTACTGAGCTTGGGCGCGTCACCCGTGCGGGCTGGTGCAAAGCTGGCATCGCGCTTTTCAAGCTGTGACATGACCGCTTCAATCTGGTTGGCGCTGCCGATCAGGTGGTCCTGCTCGACAGATTCAAGCACCAGGCCGTCTTCTTCGCCCGCATACAGCGCCGCACTCAGCAGACGCTTGGAGGCTTCGATGGCTGATGGGCTTTTGGAGGCAATGTCGCGGGCGGTAGCCAGGGCTGCGGCCAGCGGGTCTGTTTCCACGCGGGTTGCAAAGCCGTACTCCAGCGCTTCTTCACCTGAGAACACGCGGCCGGTATATGTCAGTTCCCGGACAATATCCTCGCGCGCCAGATGCCGCATGATTTGTGTGCCCGCCATGTCCGGCACCAGGCCCCAGCGGATTTCCATGATGGACAGTTTGGTGTCCGGCGCGATGTAGCGCATGTCGGCGCCCAGAATAACCTGGAAGCCCCCGCCAAATGCAACGCCGTGGACGGCGGCAATTACCGGCACCGGCATTTCGCGCCAGACGCGCACTGCATATTGCGGACGATTTGACATGCCGTGGGTGCGTTGCTCAAGGCGACCGCCGCCCTTGGCGGGAGATGCATCCTGCGGCTTGGCTTGCGCCATCTTGCCGAAGTTGCCCATGTCGAGCCCGGCACAAAATGCCCGACCTTCGCCAGAAATGACAACACAGCGCACGTCAGGGTTGGCGGCTAGCGCTTCGCCGGTACTGATGAGCGCCTCGAACATGGCGTCGTCGAGCGCATTCATTTTGTCGGCACGGGTCAGGCGAACGTCAGCCACACCGTCTTCGATGGATACGGAAATACGGTCGCTCATTTTTCTCTCCCGGCCTTTGAAAAAACACCGGCGGCAGTTTTTGGCTGCCGCCGGTGGTCAGCGTGTTCTAGTTCATGCGCTCGATGATGATGGCAGGGGCCATGCCACCCGCCGCACACATGGTGACAAGACCAAACTTCTTGTCCTGACGTTCAAGCTCATCAACCATCGTGCCGATGAGGATGGAACCGGTAGCCCCGATCGGATGCCCCAGTGCCATGGCACCGCCATTGACGTTGACCTTGTCGCGATCAAGGTTGAGATCGCGGATGAACTTTTCAGCCACAACCGCAAACGCTTCGTTGATTTCGAACAGGTCGATGTCTTCAAGCTTCATGCCTGCCTTCTGCAGCACTTTTTTGGCAGCGGGCACAGGCGCGTTGAGCATCAGGGTGGGGCTGTCGCCCATATTGGCCATGGCTACCACGCGGGCACGCGGCTTCATGCCATTCTTTTTGGCATAGTCAGGCGATGCCAGAAGCACGGCAGCTGCACCGTCCACAACACCAGATGAGTTGCCGGCATGGTGGATGTGGTTGATGTCGAGGTCAGGATACACCTGCTGCACCAGCTTGCGGAATGTCGTGCCTTTCTCATCGAGGGCAAAATCGGCAATCGCTGCGAATGACGCCTTCAATCCGGCAAGGCCTTCACGGGTTGTCTGGGGACGCGGGAACTCTTCCTTGTCGAGCGCCAGCTTGCCATCAAGGTGATAGACCGGCACCAGTGCCTTGTCGAAGTGACCATTCTTGATGGCATTGTCAGCACGCTGCTGGCTGACAAGCGCCAGATCGTCAACGGCCTCACGGGTAATGCCTTCAAGGGTGGCGATAGCATCCGCACATACGCCCTGATGGGGCTGGGGATGCATGTCGCGCAGGTGCTCGTTGCCACTGTCGAGGAATGGCTGTGTCTGCTCGTGGCCGGGCTGGCCTGCGAGCGACATCATCTCTGTGCCACCGGCAATCACGAGGTCTTCCATGCCGGACATGATGTTGGCGGCCGCAATGTTGA
Coding sequences within it:
- a CDS encoding crotonase/enoyl-CoA hydratase family protein, with the protein product MSDRISVSIEDGVADVRLTRADKMNALDDAMFEALISTGEALAANPDVRCVVISGEGRAFCAGLDMGNFGKMAQAKPQDASPAKGGGRLEQRTHGMSNRPQYAVRVWREMPVPVIAAVHGVAFGGGFQVILGADMRYIAPDTKLSIMEIRWGLVPDMAGTQIMRHLAREDIVRELTYTGRVFSGEEALEYGFATRVETDPLAAALATARDIASKSPSAIEASKRLLSAALYAGEEDGLVLESVEQDHLIGSANQIEAVMSQLEKRDASFAPARTGDAPKLSKVS
- a CDS encoding acetyl-CoA C-acetyltransferase; the protein is MSEAWIIDACRTPRGIGKAGKGALWELHPQHLGSTVLKAIAERNSLKTEEVDDIIWGTSSQRGKQAGDLGRMAALDAGYDVRSSGMTLDRFCGSGITTVNIAAANIMSGMEDLVIAGGTEMMSLAGQPGHEQTQPFLDSGNEHLRDMHPQPHQGVCADAIATLEGITREAVDDLALVSQQRADNAIKNGHFDKALVPVYHLDGKLALDKEEFPRPQTTREGLAGLKASFAAIADFALDEKGTTFRKLVQQVYPDLDINHIHHAGNSSGVVDGAAAVLLASPDYAKKNGMKPRARVVAMANMGDSPTLMLNAPVPAAKKVLQKAGMKLEDIDLFEINEAFAVVAEKFIRDLNLDRDKVNVNGGAMALGHPIGATGSILIGTMVDELERQDKKFGLVTMCAAGGMAPAIIIERMN